The Candidatus Cloacimonadota bacterium DNA segment CTTTCAAACCCAAAGATCATCTTGAATTAGCTGAGATAAATGATCTATTGATCATGAAAAGAGCTGCAAAGATCTCTGGTAGTGGCTTTGTAGGTTACAAAAGCAAAGGCGCTCGTTTGGAACGCGCCCTCATCAATTTTATGTTGGATTATCATATTCAGAAAAATGGTTATGAAGAAGTAATGCTGCCGATTTTGGTAAATAGAGAAACCATGACAGGGACTGGTCAACTTCCTAAATTGGAAGATGACATGTATCACGTTGATCTTGATGATCTTTTCCTGATACCAACAGCTGAAGTTTCTGTGACGAATTTGTTTTCTGATGAAATAATGAATCGTATTGATCTACCTGAGAAACTTGTTTCCTATAGCCCATGTTTCAGAAGAGAAGCTGGCTCTTATGGAAAGGATACAAAAGGATTGCAGCGCCTTCATCAATTCAATAAAGTGGAAATGGTAAGATTTACAACTCCTGAAGAGTCTAATATTGCTTTGGAAGAGATGCTGATTGATGCAGAAAATATTCTGCAAGCTTTAGGATTGCATTATCGAGTAGTTACATTGGCTACAGGCGATCTCAGTTTTGCCTCTGCCAAAACTTATGATTTGGAAGTATGGGCGCCGGGTGCTGGAAAATATTTGGAAGTTTCTTCTGTAAGCAATTTCGAAGATTTTCAGGCAAGAAGAGCTTCCATTCGATTTAGAGATGAAGAAGGCAAAGTAAAATTTGTCCACACACTAAATGGTTCCGGATTAGCTACTCCAAGAACTGTGATTGCTTTATTGGAAACTTATCAAAATGAAGATGGAACAGTAGATTTACCAAAGGCTTTAAAACCTTATTTTGCTGGAAGTGAAAAAATTTAGTTATTTTTATTGTTTTCGTAATGTTTATAAAAATGGATAATTAGATTTACTCTCTGTCCTCATATATAAAAAAAGTGAATAAAAAAGTAATTTTTAATTTGACATGGAGAGGGTAGGTTTCAATTTTGCCAAACCTTGTTTTTAGCGAGGTAATTTTTTTTGTTCTTTAGAGAGAAATTTAGGAAACGAATTAG contains these protein-coding regions:
- the serS gene encoding serine--tRNA ligase, which translates into the protein MLDIKFVRENAELVKEAIQKKNEKADVDKILALDEKKRKIQFEFDTKRAEQNKVSKEIPKLKKAGEDITNVLKQMKGLAEIVKNLSAELSDISKELEQALLTIPNIPNPDVPTGGEENNEFVKDWGEKKEFTFKPKDHLELAEINDLLIMKRAAKISGSGFVGYKSKGARLERALINFMLDYHIQKNGYEEVMLPILVNRETMTGTGQLPKLEDDMYHVDLDDLFLIPTAEVSVTNLFSDEIMNRIDLPEKLVSYSPCFRREAGSYGKDTKGLQRLHQFNKVEMVRFTTPEESNIALEEMLIDAENILQALGLHYRVVTLATGDLSFASAKTYDLEVWAPGAGKYLEVSSVSNFEDFQARRASIRFRDEEGKVKFVHTLNGSGLATPRTVIALLETYQNEDGTVDLPKALKPYFAGSEKI